The nucleotide sequence CAATCGTGCAATTTATCATGAAGGATGGGTTGCAGCAACAAGACATTCCATTCCCTGGGTAATGGCTGAATTACCGAAACTTTCTGATGACGTGTGGGAATTATACAATGTTGATGAAGATTTTTCACAAGCAAATGATCTTGCATCCTCAGTTCCGGATAAACTTAAGGAACTTCAAAAAATATTTGAAGAAGAAGCCCTCAAAAATCATGTCTTTCCTATCGATGACCGAAGAGTAGAAAGATTCAATCCGACAATTGCCGGACGTCCAGACGTGATTGGAGACCGGAAAAGTCTTACTGTCTATGAAGGGATGACAGGTTTGATGGAGAATGTATTTATAAATACTAAAATGCATAGCTACACAATCACTGCAGATATAGTTGTTCCGGCAAATGTTAACGGAGTAATCCTTGCTCAGGCAGGAAGATTTGGCGGCTGGGCATTATATACAAAAAACGGAAAAGTACATCATGAATATAATTTCTTCGGGCTTGAACGTACAAATGTTTCCTCAAATTCTGCACTTACTCCTGGTAAACACATTGTAAAGTACGAATTCAACATAAATGAAATGAAGCCAGGTTCCGGTGGAAGCTGTGTACTATACATTGATGATAAAAAAGTTGCCGAAGGAGTGATTCCAAAAACTCAGCCATTCGTTTTCTCAGCAGATGAAGGTACTGATGTTGGAATGGATGGCGAAACTGCCGTATCTAATGATTATAAAGAAGGTGATAATAATTTTACAGGCAAGATCAATAAAGTTGTTATTGATATAACGACAAAAACAATTTGATCAAACTATTATTAATTTTGGAATTTAAAGCCAGGTTAGTAACACGATTGGCGTCATTATAATATAGGACTAAGTACCTATTTCAGCCAATATTGGCGTATGTTAATTTATTATAAATAAAATCAACATTTTTTATGTTTTATCACTCTAACATTGATGAATTCTGCAAAATAATTTTATAAGAGTAAATAACAAATTAATCGAAAGGTAAACAATATGAGAAAATCAACATTAAGCTTAATTATACTTATCGCAGCAACGATTGTATTATTACAATCCTGTTATCCGGGCGAGGAATTAACTTACAGTGATACTGATATCGTAGCAACTTTTTATGATAAAGAAGCAAACTTTGCTACTAAAACAACTTATGCTATGCCGGACACTATTTACAGGCTGGACGAGAATGGCGATCCAATTGTGGATCCCGGAACAAATGATCAAGCTACCATCAATAAAATAAAGGAAGAGCTTGAAGATTACGGATTTACAGAAGCGGCAACTGCTGCAGATGCAGATGTTCTTGTTATTTCTGTCGTTACCACAACAAGCTGGGTTTCGGGAGGATGTTATTATGATTGGTGGTATGGATGGTGGTATCCTTATTATGGCTGGTGTTATCCGGTTTACTACACTTACGATACAGGAACTTTACTCGTAGCAATGCTGGATAATGATGCGACTGAAGCAAGAACTGGGCTTTGGGTTGCAGCGATGAATGGATTACTTGGTGACAATAATGCGGGAACTTTAGATCGGATAAAGGACGGCATTGAACAAGCTTTCTCACAGTCACCATATCTTGGTGAAGGTAAGTAACCTGAAGAAATTCGTTTAAATCATTAATCAAAATTTGAAGTTAAAAATTTATAAGGATATCAAGATGAATATTTATCAAATAAAAATCTGGCAGATACTTGCCGTATTTGCTTTTACAACTTTACTGTTCAGCAGCAGCTTTGCGCAAAAAGAACAGTGGTATGGCGCTCTTACTTATTCTGTTTCAATACCATCCGGCGATACAAAAGATATTATTGACGAAGTTGGCTGGTGGGGAATGGAATTAGATTATCGGTATATGATTCAAAAGAATTTATCTGTTGGATTGTACTTTGGCTGGAACACAATGTATCAGAGAGTAACAGGATTAACTGAACTCAACACCGATCCACCGGGCGCTATTTATGGAACTCAGGATAATACAATTAATTCATTCCCGATAATGGCGAGTGTTCACTACTACTTCGGTGAAAGAAAACAATTAAGACCATACATCGGATTGAATGCTGGTGGATCAATTATGCTTCAGGAGAAAGCTGTTGGTATTTTCTTATGGAATAATGACCAATGGCAATGGGGTATTGCACCGGAAGCCGGG is from Ignavibacteriota bacterium and encodes:
- a CDS encoding outer membrane beta-barrel protein → MNIYQIKIWQILAVFAFTTLLFSSSFAQKEQWYGALTYSVSIPSGDTKDIIDEVGWWGMELDYRYMIQKNLSVGLYFGWNTMYQRVTGLTELNTDPPGAIYGTQDNTINSFPIMASVHYYFGERKQLRPYIGLNAGGSIMLQEKAVGIFLWNNDQWQWGIAPEAGVAIPVERDFGVLINGKYNMYFSGEDAIGNDINNSYWAINVGFIWEP
- a CDS encoding DUF4136 domain-containing protein; protein product: MRKSTLSLIILIAATIVLLQSCYPGEELTYSDTDIVATFYDKEANFATKTTYAMPDTIYRLDENGDPIVDPGTNDQATINKIKEELEDYGFTEAATAADADVLVISVVTTTSWVSGGCYYDWWYGWWYPYYGWCYPVYYTYDTGTLLVAMLDNDATEARTGLWVAAMNGLLGDNNAGTLDRIKDGIEQAFSQSPYLGEGK